From Xenopus tropicalis strain Nigerian chromosome 3, UCB_Xtro_10.0, whole genome shotgun sequence, the proteins below share one genomic window:
- the MGC145330 gene encoding uncharacterized protein LOC780026 precursor: MDSSRLRLIALGCTLLLIAAVSGQEDSAELETRALRDFYPKDASPSSEKELLGALQEVLEKLQNKRIPSWEKKFGQVPVCDVGEQCAVRKASRIGKLCNCPRGAVCNFFLLKCL, translated from the exons ATGGATAGCTCCCGGCTGCGTCTGATCGCGCTTGGCTGCACTTTGCTTCTGATCGCTGCTGTCTCCGGGCAGGAAGATAGCGCTGAGCTGGAGACCAGGGCACTGAGGGACTTCTACCCAAAGGATGCCAGCCCATCAAGTGAGAAAGAGCTG CTGGGGGCTCTGCAGGAAGTCCTGGAGAAACTGCAAAACAAACGGATCCCTTCCTGGGAAAAGAAATTCGGCCAAGTACCAGTG tGTGATGTTGGGGAGCAATGTGCAGTCAGAAAAGCGTCCAGGATTGGGAAACTATGTAACTGCCCCCGGGGTGCAGTTTGCAACTTCTTTCTGCTAAAATGTTTATAG